A portion of the Chrysiogenia bacterium genome contains these proteins:
- a CDS encoding helix-turn-helix domain-containing protein: MQNVLTAADLGLLIGVSEQVITAWAEEGLIPYRREGEELRFDRMALEKWLEEKQQALEDEDW; the protein is encoded by the coding sequence ATGCAGAACGTCCTCACGGCCGCCGATCTGGGCCTTTTGATCGGGGTTTCCGAGCAGGTGATTACCGCCTGGGCCGAGGAGGGGCTCATCCCCTACCGCCGGGAGGGCGAGGAGCTGCGCTTCGACCGGATGGCGCTGGAAAAATGGCTGGAAGAAAAGCAGCAGGCCCTGGAAGACGAAGACTGGTAG
- a CDS encoding zinc ribbon domain-containing protein, whose translation MPTYDYECPKCGHFEVQQSMKEDALKTCPKHPDQEVKRLISRNANFSLKGGGWYADGYGSGGGSGSSSSDSSSSD comes from the coding sequence ATGCCGACCTACGACTATGAATGCCCCAAGTGCGGCCATTTCGAAGTGCAGCAGTCGATGAAAGAAGACGCGCTCAAAACCTGCCCCAAGCACCCCGACCAGGAGGTCAAGCGCCTCATCTCGCGCAACGCCAACTTCTCCCTCAAGGGCGGCGGCTGGTACGCCGACGGCTACGGCAGTGGCGGCGGCAGCGGATCGTCCAGCTCCGACAGCTCCTCGAGCGACTGA
- a CDS encoding J domain-containing protein: MARRAGVADIFNLLRQDGEARRQSMRDLVDSLAPGLNARIEAFERRAREEAARFNSGQNVNDPQAEAMVDMLYAYVKGLEERPGPRSLIRKRGLKMLRKVVVEVELSLLPQRSEAFKLLGVERTESVATIKTKFRTLARRHHPDLPGGDHRKMQELNEAYTLIMRMKGEN; the protein is encoded by the coding sequence ATGGCCCGACGCGCGGGAGTTGCCGACATCTTCAATCTGCTTCGCCAGGACGGCGAGGCGCGCCGCCAGAGCATGCGCGATCTGGTGGACTCGCTGGCGCCGGGCCTCAACGCGCGGATCGAGGCCTTTGAGCGCCGCGCGCGCGAGGAAGCCGCCCGTTTCAACTCCGGCCAGAACGTCAACGACCCCCAGGCCGAGGCCATGGTCGACATGCTCTACGCCTATGTGAAGGGTCTCGAAGAACGCCCCGGCCCCAGGAGCCTGATTCGCAAGCGGGGGCTGAAGATGCTGCGCAAGGTTGTGGTGGAAGTCGAACTCTCCCTGCTTCCCCAGCGCAGCGAGGCCTTCAAGTTGCTGGGCGTCGAGCGCACCGAGAGCGTGGCCACCATCAAGACCAAATTCCGCACCCTGGCCCGCCGCCATCACCCCGATCTGCCTGGCGGGGATCATCGCAAGATGCAGGAACTCAATGAGGCCTACACCCTCATCATGCGGATGAAGGGCGAGAACTAG